The Arthrobacter sp. NicSoilC5 genome has a window encoding:
- a CDS encoding lytic transglycosylase domain-containing protein, whose protein sequence is MPLFVTIARLPWQGGLLALALAAGTMLPAAADEPPPPGGYPSWADVQEAKSSEAAKAAEIATINGLLTDLEADSEAAGGMAVRSAADYAAADAALQAATSRLDTLSAHAARANAELARHRKDIGALAVQSYKTGGTNAGFFVALDALETNSVQGLNLVKLVGDKTATLVANAAAAEKTATALTEQEKAARSERERLSGEAKAKLDAARSAQDSLARRVAEEQRHGSELTAQLATLKGTTAAMEGEYRQGQAALAAYEAAQAAKRAAAEEQARGQAEAAARAAAVAARQPKAPAPAADPGQANPAQPGPAPGAVSNPGVSNPGPPAPEDPAPAPPSPPAVVVPSVPGGAVNDPAGAKSYASGRLPAYGWGQDQFLCLAQLWTKESNWLTTATNAYSGAYGIPQALPPGKYASAGGDWLTSYRTQIEWGLGYIRDRYGSPCAAWNHSVSLNWY, encoded by the coding sequence ATGCCCCTGTTCGTGACCATCGCGAGGCTCCCTTGGCAGGGAGGCCTCCTGGCCCTTGCCCTGGCCGCAGGCACCATGCTGCCGGCGGCGGCCGACGAGCCGCCACCGCCCGGCGGGTATCCCTCCTGGGCGGACGTGCAGGAGGCGAAATCGTCCGAAGCGGCAAAAGCCGCAGAAATCGCCACCATTAATGGACTCCTGACGGACCTTGAGGCGGATTCGGAGGCAGCAGGCGGGATGGCCGTGCGCTCGGCCGCCGACTATGCCGCCGCAGACGCCGCGCTGCAGGCAGCCACCTCCCGCCTGGATACCCTGTCCGCCCACGCTGCCCGTGCCAACGCGGAGCTGGCCCGGCACCGGAAGGACATCGGTGCCCTGGCCGTCCAGTCCTACAAGACCGGCGGTACCAATGCAGGATTCTTCGTCGCGCTGGACGCCCTGGAAACCAACAGCGTCCAGGGGCTCAACCTGGTCAAGCTCGTGGGCGACAAGACTGCCACCCTGGTCGCCAATGCTGCCGCCGCCGAAAAGACGGCCACCGCCCTCACCGAACAGGAAAAAGCCGCCAGGAGCGAGCGGGAACGCCTGTCCGGGGAAGCGAAAGCAAAACTGGACGCCGCACGTTCCGCCCAGGATTCGCTGGCCCGGCGCGTCGCAGAGGAGCAGCGGCACGGCAGCGAGCTGACCGCCCAGCTCGCCACCCTGAAAGGTACGACGGCGGCCATGGAGGGTGAGTACCGCCAGGGCCAGGCCGCACTGGCCGCCTACGAGGCGGCCCAGGCGGCCAAACGTGCCGCCGCTGAGGAGCAGGCCCGCGGGCAGGCGGAGGCTGCAGCCAGGGCGGCCGCAGTGGCAGCCCGGCAGCCAAAGGCGCCCGCACCCGCTGCCGACCCTGGCCAGGCCAATCCGGCCCAACCCGGTCCGGCCCCCGGCGCCGTCAGCAATCCCGGCGTCAGCAACCCCGGCCCTCCCGCTCCGGAAGACCCGGCACCGGCCCCGCCAAGCCCTCCCGCCGTCGTCGTGCCTTCTGTTCCCGGCGGTGCGGTGAACGACCCCGCCGGGGCCAAAAGCTACGCGTCCGGACGCCTGCCCGCCTACGGGTGGGGCCAGGACCAGTTCCTGTGCCTGGCCCAGCTGTGGACCAAGGAGTCCAACTGGCTGACCACCGCCACCAACGCCTATTCCGGAGCCTATGGGATTCCGCAGGCCCTGCCCCCGGGGAAGTACGCCAGCGCCGGCGGTGACTGGCTCACCAGCTACCGCACCCAGATCGAATGGGGCCTGGGCTACATCCGCGACCGCTACGGTTCCCCGTGCGCGGCCTGGAACCACTCCGTATCCCTGAACTGGTACTGA
- a CDS encoding LysM domain-containing protein, translated as MSKNSISARHRATPARSIVLEGLAVTAKSQARSLGRPALAVAAASGIAFGVGAPAHAGVSGPDTTEQTSVQATSAPAAPAAAPAAAAGNVHTVVSGDTLGAIASAYGVSLNDVLSANGLGLSSIIYPGDQIQIPGAGYTAAPAPAPAAAPVQAAAATAPANTGMNMSYASATPVASTTGTGTGAAILASAYGQLGVKQDCTAMVEKALRSVGKSVGDLAPTQFFQYGTVVGAPAPGDLIITSGHVGVYAGNGQVVSGGVNGFDTQVHSISWLGGYSAVRVA; from the coding sequence GTGTCAAAAAATTCCATTTCAGCCCGTCACCGCGCGACTCCGGCCCGCTCCATTGTGCTCGAGGGCCTCGCCGTAACAGCAAAATCCCAAGCCCGCTCGCTGGGCCGCCCGGCGCTCGCCGTTGCTGCAGCGTCCGGCATTGCCTTCGGAGTCGGCGCCCCGGCCCATGCAGGTGTATCCGGCCCGGACACCACTGAGCAGACCAGCGTCCAGGCCACCTCGGCACCCGCTGCCCCGGCCGCAGCCCCCGCTGCAGCAGCAGGCAACGTCCACACCGTCGTTTCCGGCGACACCCTTGGCGCCATCGCTTCAGCCTACGGCGTCAGCCTCAATGACGTGCTGTCCGCCAACGGCCTGGGACTGTCCTCGATCATCTACCCGGGCGACCAGATCCAGATTCCGGGCGCAGGCTACACCGCAGCCCCGGCGCCGGCCCCTGCAGCAGCACCCGTGCAGGCCGCAGCCGCCACCGCTCCGGCGAACACCGGCATGAACATGTCTTACGCCTCGGCAACCCCCGTGGCATCAACCACCGGCACCGGCACCGGCGCAGCGATCCTCGCCTCGGCCTACGGCCAGCTGGGCGTCAAGCAGGATTGCACCGCCATGGTCGAGAAGGCGCTGCGTTCCGTCGGCAAGTCCGTGGGCGACCTGGCCCCCACCCAGTTCTTCCAGTACGGCACCGTTGTAGGCGCTCCCGCCCCCGGCGACCTGATCATCACCTCCGGCCACGTGGGCGTTTACGCAGGCAACGGCCAGGTTGTCAGCGGCGGCGTCAACGGCTTCGACACGCAGGTGCACTCCATCAGCTGGCTCGGCGGCTACTCCGCTGTGCGCGTAGCCTAG
- a CDS encoding protein adenylyltransferase SelO: MTAAAESTVTFDGRFARELAELAVPWQAEEAPSPELLVLNEKLATDLGLDPQYLRSPEGVRLLVGNHVPAGATPVAQAYAGHQFGGYSPLLGDGRALLLGEVTDRAGRLLDVHLKGSGRTPFARAGDGRAVVGPMLREYIVSEAMHALHIPTTRSLAVVATGRQVRRDDMLPGAVLARVAGSHLRVGSFQYARATENMDLLKRLADHAIGRHYPHAADADNPYLALFAAVVSAQAELVARWMLVGFVHGVMNTDNMTISGETIDYGPCAFMDAFNPAAVYSSIDVGGRYAYANQPVLAEWNLARLAEAMLPLIDKDQEKAVAPAVEVLGSFRGHYSQAWTRGITAKLGLDSVDENGAGALVDDVLDLLKDGPVDYTLFFRNLGKAARGDLRPVRGMVLDLAALDAWLDRWQALQPDPELMDSVNPAYIPRNHLVEEALSAATAGNLAPLQQLLEAVSAPFTERPGLERYLQGAPDDFGSYMTFCGT, encoded by the coding sequence ATGACGGCAGCAGCTGAATCCACGGTCACTTTCGATGGCCGTTTCGCCCGGGAACTGGCGGAACTCGCCGTGCCCTGGCAGGCCGAGGAAGCGCCCAGCCCTGAGCTCCTCGTCCTGAACGAGAAACTGGCAACGGACCTGGGCCTCGACCCGCAGTACCTGCGCAGCCCCGAGGGTGTGCGGCTCCTTGTGGGAAACCATGTGCCGGCCGGTGCCACACCCGTGGCGCAGGCGTACGCCGGACACCAGTTTGGCGGGTATTCGCCCCTGCTCGGCGACGGACGGGCCCTGCTGCTGGGCGAGGTCACTGACCGGGCCGGCCGCCTCCTGGACGTCCATCTCAAAGGTTCGGGGCGAACGCCCTTCGCCCGCGCGGGGGACGGCCGTGCCGTGGTCGGGCCCATGCTGCGTGAGTACATAGTCAGTGAGGCCATGCACGCACTGCACATTCCCACCACCCGTTCACTCGCCGTCGTGGCCACCGGCCGGCAGGTCCGGCGCGATGACATGCTGCCCGGTGCCGTCCTGGCGCGGGTTGCGGGCAGCCATTTGCGCGTCGGCAGCTTCCAGTACGCCCGCGCCACCGAAAATATGGACCTCCTGAAGCGGCTGGCGGACCACGCCATCGGCAGGCACTACCCCCACGCGGCGGATGCCGACAACCCCTACCTTGCGCTGTTCGCGGCGGTCGTCTCCGCCCAGGCGGAGCTGGTGGCCCGGTGGATGCTCGTTGGCTTCGTACACGGGGTCATGAACACGGACAACATGACCATCTCCGGGGAAACCATCGACTACGGCCCGTGCGCGTTCATGGATGCCTTCAACCCGGCCGCCGTTTACAGTTCCATTGACGTCGGCGGACGCTATGCCTATGCCAACCAGCCTGTCCTGGCCGAATGGAACCTGGCCCGGCTCGCCGAGGCCATGCTGCCGCTGATTGACAAGGACCAGGAGAAGGCCGTGGCCCCGGCAGTGGAGGTCCTGGGCAGTTTCCGGGGCCACTACAGCCAGGCATGGACCCGCGGGATTACGGCCAAGCTGGGACTGGACAGCGTCGATGAAAACGGCGCCGGGGCCCTGGTGGATGATGTCCTCGACCTTCTTAAGGACGGACCCGTGGACTACACCCTGTTCTTCCGCAACCTGGGCAAAGCGGCCCGCGGGGACCTTCGTCCCGTGCGCGGCATGGTCCTCGACCTGGCCGCCCTCGATGCCTGGCTGGACCGGTGGCAGGCGCTGCAACCTGACCCGGAGCTGATGGACAGCGTGAACCCGGCCTACATTCCGCGGAACCACCTGGTGGAAGAGGCGCTGTCCGCTGCCACCGCCGGAAACCTGGCTCCACTGCAGCAACTGCTGGAGGCGGTCAGCGCCCCCTTCACCGAGCGGCCCGGCCTGGAACGCTACCTGCAGGGGGCGCCCGACGACTTCGGCAGCTACATGACCTTCTGCGGCACCTGA
- a CDS encoding ribonuclease Z has product MRELVVLGTASQVPTRTRNHNGYFLRWDGEGLLFDPGEGTQRQMIHAGVAAGHITRICLTHVHGDHCYGLPGVLSRMALDGVPHPVHLHYPASGDPVVQALVAVGSPGIDLRLHPHSGAGPVADCLEVQPLRHRIETYGYQLREPDGRTLLPERLRAAGIGGPDVGRLQRDGVLGAVRLENVSVPRPGQRFAFIMDTAPCPGAEDLADGADLLVTESTFSDDDDALARQYLHLTAGQAGELAASGRARTLVLTHFSARYGDDVSVLEQQAQARAPGVTVIAANDLDRIPVPRRRQPAAEAAAPTTAIGLNHDGSS; this is encoded by the coding sequence GTGCGTGAACTGGTGGTATTGGGCACCGCTTCCCAGGTTCCCACCCGGACCCGGAACCACAACGGCTACTTCCTGCGCTGGGACGGCGAGGGGCTGCTTTTCGACCCCGGTGAGGGAACCCAGCGCCAGATGATCCACGCCGGCGTCGCGGCCGGCCACATCACCAGGATCTGCCTCACCCATGTGCACGGTGACCACTGCTACGGGTTGCCTGGGGTCCTGTCCCGGATGGCCCTTGACGGTGTGCCACACCCTGTCCACCTGCACTATCCGGCGTCGGGTGACCCGGTGGTGCAGGCCTTGGTGGCAGTGGGTTCGCCCGGCATCGACCTGCGGCTCCACCCGCATTCGGGCGCCGGGCCCGTGGCGGACTGCCTGGAGGTGCAGCCCCTGAGGCACCGCATCGAGACCTACGGTTACCAGCTAAGGGAGCCTGACGGACGCACGTTACTGCCGGAGCGGCTCCGGGCGGCAGGAATCGGAGGGCCGGATGTGGGCCGGCTGCAACGCGACGGCGTCCTTGGGGCAGTCAGGCTGGAGAATGTGAGCGTACCCAGGCCGGGCCAGCGCTTCGCCTTCATTATGGACACCGCGCCGTGCCCGGGCGCCGAGGACCTGGCGGACGGGGCTGACCTGCTGGTCACCGAGTCAACGTTCAGTGACGACGACGACGCCCTGGCACGGCAATACCTGCACCTCACTGCCGGGCAGGCCGGGGAGCTGGCGGCCTCCGGCAGGGCCCGCACCCTGGTGCTCACCCACTTCTCCGCACGGTACGGCGACGACGTTTCCGTGCTGGAACAACAGGCGCAGGCACGGGCTCCGGGGGTTACCGTGATCGCCGCCAACGACCTTGACCGCATCCCCGTCCCACGGCGGCGGCAACCAGCGGCAGAGGCTGCGGCCCCAACAACGGCGATAGGGTTGAACCATGACGGCAGCAGCTGA
- a CDS encoding DUF664 domain-containing protein — protein MQSKELLLESFDRLPGLVREALDGLDAAQLQRRPGGNGNSIAWLIWHTGRVEDAQVASAAGLEQVWTAEGFVKRFGLPLGERDTGYGHSSEQVDAVRAPRELLQEYYEAVHRQTAKVLEDIADPDLDRVVDRHWNPPVTLGVRLVSILGDCLQHIGQAAYAKGLHGGTAGAGGA, from the coding sequence ATGCAATCCAAAGAACTGCTGCTGGAGTCCTTCGACCGGCTCCCGGGCCTGGTCCGGGAGGCCCTCGACGGGCTGGACGCGGCGCAGCTGCAGCGCCGGCCGGGTGGCAACGGCAATTCCATCGCGTGGCTGATCTGGCATACGGGCCGGGTGGAGGATGCGCAGGTAGCCTCCGCTGCGGGCCTGGAACAGGTGTGGACCGCTGAAGGTTTCGTTAAGCGTTTCGGCCTTCCGCTGGGGGAACGCGACACGGGCTACGGCCACTCCAGTGAACAGGTGGACGCCGTCAGGGCGCCGCGGGAGCTGTTGCAGGAGTACTACGAAGCCGTCCACCGGCAGACCGCCAAGGTCCTGGAAGACATTGCTGATCCGGACCTGGACCGCGTGGTTGACAGGCACTGGAATCCACCTGTGACCCTCGGAGTGCGGCTGGTCAGCATTCTGGGGGACTGCCTTCAGCACATCGGCCAGGCCGCCTACGCCAAGGGGCTGCATGGCGGAACGGCAGGCGCCGGCGGTGCGTGA
- a CDS encoding AI-2E family transporter produces MSLLWTDGLGRASIRAVQTLSLLALAWAVVTAATRVPLVTIPVMVALILASAMAPAVRWLAARGWPRALAVLSSFLVILAGAAGVVGGIITLVRQQASVLAARAEAGIGQLQQFVTTGPVALTNDQINAAREEFQKFLAGGSLGADALTGLRTAGEIAAGSVLTAVILFFFLKDGEKIRSFLIGFLPATRQGKAHLAAGRSIVVLGGYVRGTLIIAAIDAVMVLIGLLVLRVPLAVPLAAVVFLGGFIPIIGATAAGSLAVLVALVENGPVTALIVLVILVAANQFEHHILQPLFMGRVLRIHGLVIILALAAGATLAGVIGALLAVPLTAVGWTIFKTLAEKDTPGPEPVAPAEPGA; encoded by the coding sequence ATGTCCCTCCTGTGGACCGACGGCCTGGGCCGGGCAAGCATACGGGCAGTCCAGACGCTCTCCCTACTGGCGCTCGCCTGGGCAGTGGTGACGGCCGCGACCAGGGTTCCCCTGGTCACCATCCCGGTGATGGTGGCCTTGATCCTGGCCTCGGCCATGGCTCCCGCGGTCCGCTGGCTTGCTGCCCGCGGCTGGCCCCGCGCCCTTGCCGTCCTGTCGTCCTTCCTGGTGATCCTGGCAGGGGCGGCCGGCGTGGTGGGAGGCATCATCACACTGGTCAGGCAGCAGGCCTCCGTCCTGGCAGCCCGGGCAGAAGCCGGTATAGGCCAGCTTCAGCAGTTCGTTACCACCGGCCCCGTGGCGCTGACGAACGACCAGATCAATGCCGCGCGGGAGGAGTTCCAGAAGTTCCTTGCCGGCGGGAGCCTGGGGGCCGACGCGTTGACAGGGCTGAGAACGGCTGGTGAGATTGCGGCCGGCTCGGTGCTGACAGCAGTCATCCTGTTCTTCTTCCTCAAAGACGGCGAGAAGATCCGGTCCTTCCTGATCGGGTTTCTCCCGGCAACCCGCCAGGGCAAGGCACATCTGGCGGCCGGGCGAAGCATCGTGGTGCTGGGCGGTTACGTCCGCGGGACGCTCATCATCGCTGCCATTGACGCCGTGATGGTCCTGATCGGACTCCTGGTCCTGCGGGTCCCCCTGGCAGTGCCGCTGGCCGCCGTGGTCTTCCTGGGTGGTTTCATTCCGATCATCGGAGCAACCGCCGCCGGCAGCCTCGCGGTGCTGGTGGCCCTGGTGGAAAACGGGCCGGTAACCGCCCTCATTGTCCTGGTGATCCTGGTGGCCGCCAACCAGTTCGAGCACCACATCCTCCAGCCCCTCTTCATGGGCCGGGTCCTGCGGATCCACGGGCTGGTGATCATCCTCGCCCTGGCCGCCGGGGCCACCCTGGCCGGCGTCATCGGGGCCCTGCTGGCAGTGCCGCTCACCGCCGTCGGCTGGACCATCTTCAAGACCCTCGCGGAAAAGGACACTCCGGGCCCGGAGCCCGTCGCTCCGGCAGAACCGGGAGCGTAG
- a CDS encoding universal stress protein, whose product MTSQKPIAAGTNDSAQSQAAVLWAARRAHRAGLPLVVLHVVDDRWVAEPYPWFGTLQQAGEELLKTAARRLEGAVPITPATELLTGSVGGSLAKYSKKTSMMVIGSGSGHLGGALADRALQVATAAKVPVAVVGTQDLEGRSGVVVGVDGSPEATQAVAFAAAEADREGDELTVVYAVSVPDPIIDAGLTPGALADLIVDEDRVVLSETVAGLKEDYPDLTVHQRLETDKGPVDALVEAAAGARLLVVGSRGRGAFKRLLLGSTAHGVLKHLPCPTIITRTQAVTNAI is encoded by the coding sequence ATGACATCGCAAAAACCCATAGCTGCGGGCACCAACGACTCAGCCCAAAGCCAGGCCGCGGTCCTGTGGGCAGCCCGCCGGGCCCACCGGGCGGGCCTGCCACTGGTGGTCCTCCATGTGGTGGACGACCGCTGGGTTGCCGAACCCTATCCGTGGTTCGGAACCCTCCAGCAGGCGGGCGAGGAACTCCTCAAGACCGCCGCCAGGCGCCTGGAAGGAGCGGTTCCCATCACGCCCGCCACGGAACTGCTCACCGGAAGCGTGGGCGGCTCCCTGGCCAAGTACTCCAAGAAAACTTCGATGATGGTCATTGGGTCCGGCAGCGGCCACCTCGGCGGCGCCCTTGCCGACCGCGCCCTCCAGGTGGCCACCGCTGCCAAGGTCCCCGTCGCCGTCGTCGGAACCCAGGACCTTGAGGGCAGGTCGGGAGTGGTGGTGGGCGTTGACGGGTCACCGGAGGCCACCCAGGCCGTTGCCTTCGCAGCCGCTGAAGCAGACCGCGAGGGAGACGAGCTCACGGTCGTGTACGCCGTCAGCGTGCCCGATCCCATCATCGATGCCGGTCTGACGCCGGGTGCCCTCGCGGACCTCATCGTGGACGAGGACCGGGTTGTCCTCTCCGAAACCGTCGCCGGGCTGAAGGAAGACTACCCCGACCTCACCGTGCACCAGCGGCTGGAAACCGACAAAGGCCCCGTGGACGCCCTCGTCGAAGCCGCAGCAGGAGCCCGGCTCCTGGTGGTGGGCAGCCGCGGCCGGGGCGCCTTTAAACGCCTCCTGCTCGGCTCCACCGCCCACGGGGTCCTGAAGCACCTGCCCTGCCCCACCATCATCACCCGGACCCAGGCAGTAACGAATGCCATCTAG
- a CDS encoding DUF4389 domain-containing protein translates to MKKPAAIIMLILGILITLPGLAALAGGAVASAVGTIQGDGYLTSGSSRFSVSSFALTSPRADAIGDDVPGRLPFDVGTLRLRVESVTPDKPVFIGIGRQADVEQYLSGVHHSELLNIRQRPFRAEYRDVPGGNPASPPADQRIWTASASGTGQQELTWNITPGAWEVVVMNADASPGVDVQAQAGFRSDLIRPAATGLLVGGIIALLIGVPLIIFGAAGLGRHAARPDGGRPMGGPDMGGPDMGAGAYPAAGYPGTAYPGARAVPEAVPPPQPSAAGPGGRPGYPSSLFGELDPGLSRWMWLVKWFLAIPHFILLFFLWFAFAITTIVAGFAILFTGRYPRALFDFNVGVMRWNWRVAFYAYAAVGTDLYPPFTLKRANYPADFDVEYPQRLSRGLVLVKWWLLSIPHLLLVAAFAGSTESVWRWQSEDNVLGATYERVSGPSLLGLLVLIAAVILLFTGRYQRPLFDFILGINRWIYRVLVYTALMRDEYPPFRLDQGATEPEGPGDVVPTGGVPPAGAP, encoded by the coding sequence ATGAAGAAGCCCGCAGCCATCATCATGCTGATCCTCGGGATCCTGATAACGCTTCCGGGCCTTGCCGCGCTGGCGGGCGGGGCCGTGGCGTCGGCGGTGGGAACCATCCAGGGGGACGGATACCTGACGTCCGGCTCATCGCGTTTCTCCGTGAGTTCATTCGCCCTGACCTCGCCGCGGGCAGACGCCATTGGAGACGACGTTCCCGGCAGGCTGCCCTTCGACGTCGGAACCCTGCGGCTGCGCGTTGAATCAGTGACCCCGGACAAACCGGTGTTCATTGGCATCGGCCGGCAGGCCGACGTCGAACAGTACCTCTCAGGCGTGCACCACTCGGAGCTGCTGAACATCCGCCAGCGGCCGTTCCGCGCCGAATACCGCGATGTACCGGGCGGCAACCCGGCATCACCGCCCGCGGACCAGCGCATCTGGACCGCCTCCGCGTCGGGAACGGGACAGCAGGAGCTCACCTGGAACATCACGCCGGGCGCGTGGGAAGTGGTGGTGATGAACGCCGACGCCTCCCCCGGGGTTGATGTCCAAGCGCAGGCCGGCTTCCGCTCGGACCTGATCCGGCCGGCAGCCACGGGCCTGCTGGTGGGCGGGATCATCGCCCTGCTGATCGGCGTTCCCCTCATCATCTTCGGGGCCGCGGGTCTGGGCCGGCACGCCGCACGCCCTGACGGCGGGCGCCCCATGGGTGGTCCGGACATGGGTGGTCCGGACATGGGTGCGGGCGCGTATCCGGCAGCGGGATATCCGGGAACCGCATATCCGGGAGCGCGGGCAGTGCCCGAAGCCGTTCCCCCGCCCCAGCCATCCGCGGCGGGACCGGGAGGGCGCCCCGGCTACCCCTCCAGCCTCTTTGGTGAGCTCGATCCCGGGCTTTCACGCTGGATGTGGCTGGTCAAATGGTTCCTGGCCATACCGCATTTCATCCTCCTCTTCTTCCTCTGGTTCGCGTTCGCCATCACCACCATCGTGGCGGGGTTCGCCATCCTCTTTACCGGCCGCTATCCGCGGGCGCTGTTCGACTTCAACGTGGGCGTCATGCGGTGGAACTGGCGTGTGGCCTTCTACGCCTACGCCGCCGTGGGCACCGACCTGTACCCGCCGTTTACGCTCAAGCGCGCCAATTACCCGGCCGATTTTGACGTGGAGTACCCGCAGCGGCTCTCGCGCGGACTGGTCCTGGTGAAATGGTGGCTCCTGTCCATCCCGCATCTGCTCCTGGTGGCCGCTTTCGCAGGGAGCACGGAAAGCGTCTGGCGGTGGCAGTCGGAGGACAACGTCCTTGGGGCCACCTACGAACGGGTCTCCGGGCCGTCCCTGCTGGGGCTGCTGGTGCTGATAGCGGCAGTGATCCTGCTGTTCACCGGCCGCTACCAGCGGCCGCTGTTCGACTTCATCCTGGGCATCAACCGCTGGATTTACCGTGTCCTGGTGTACACGGCGCTGATGCGTGACGAATATCCGCCGTTCCGGCTGGACCAGGGCGCCACCGAACCGGAGGGGCCCGGAGATGTGGTTCCCACCGGGGGCGTGCCGCCTGCGGGTGCGCCATGA
- a CDS encoding universal stress protein yields the protein MSIAGAPIARIVVGVDGSEASVEALRQAQRMATPLGAKVQAIACWEYPQMYSGYVMMGVEGFEEGARKVLDDAVAQAFGDETPANVSSTLVRSHPREALIDASRDADMIVVGRRGHGGFGGLLLGSVSSAIVAHAHCPVLVVHTAETEADGSKGS from the coding sequence ATGAGCATTGCCGGGGCACCAATAGCCAGGATCGTGGTAGGCGTCGACGGGTCGGAGGCGTCCGTGGAGGCACTTCGGCAGGCCCAGCGGATGGCCACCCCCCTTGGCGCCAAGGTCCAGGCCATTGCCTGCTGGGAGTACCCGCAAATGTACAGCGGTTACGTGATGATGGGCGTCGAGGGCTTCGAGGAGGGGGCCCGGAAGGTCCTGGACGATGCTGTGGCGCAGGCCTTCGGAGACGAGACACCGGCCAACGTCAGCTCGACCCTTGTGCGCAGCCATCCCCGGGAAGCGCTGATCGATGCCAGCCGGGACGCCGACATGATCGTGGTGGGGCGCCGGGGACACGGCGGGTTCGGCGGCCTGCTCCTTGGCTCGGTCAGCTCCGCCATCGTTGCGCACGCCCATTGCCCCGTCCTTGTGGTCCACACGGCGGAGACCGAAGCCGACGGTTCCAAGGGTTCCTGA
- a CDS encoding polysaccharide deacetylase family protein has protein sequence MVVPASDARRRAPAIALAAALAVLAIILALFLPAPTSGPPSASPSPSPALPSPLPGPTSPPAPGSSPPAEEPQETDTPEAGQAPVEPPVTVPPVPVPPVPEPEPPEAPAQPPEPARPAPFPESLRGQDLTVIPGAGRVVALTFDAGANAAGLPKILSALAARGVAGTFFLTGNWAANNPRAEAQIVAAGHRVANHSMTHPGFTSLGDDLIAQQVRGAEEAILAAGADPRPLFRFPYGERDTRTIAAVNTLGYVSVRWTVDTLGWKGTSGGASIQTVADRVLAGLQPGEIVLMHIGSNPDDGTTLDADALPQVIDRITAAGYGFATLDAVLGH, from the coding sequence ATGGTGGTGCCGGCCAGTGACGCACGACGACGGGCGCCCGCCATAGCGCTCGCCGCCGCCCTGGCGGTCCTCGCCATCATCCTGGCCCTGTTCCTTCCGGCACCCACGTCCGGGCCGCCGTCGGCCTCCCCGTCCCCATCACCGGCGCTCCCATCGCCGCTGCCGGGACCAACAAGTCCGCCGGCCCCGGGCAGTTCCCCGCCGGCAGAGGAGCCGCAGGAAACCGATACCCCCGAAGCAGGCCAGGCTCCGGTCGAGCCACCTGTGACCGTTCCGCCGGTGCCAGTGCCACCGGTTCCCGAACCGGAGCCGCCTGAAGCGCCGGCCCAGCCTCCGGAACCGGCCCGGCCGGCGCCGTTTCCGGAATCCCTCCGCGGCCAGGACCTGACCGTCATTCCAGGGGCAGGCCGTGTCGTGGCCCTGACCTTCGATGCAGGAGCCAACGCGGCAGGGCTGCCAAAAATCCTGTCGGCCCTTGCAGCCCGGGGCGTTGCCGGGACTTTCTTCCTGACCGGCAACTGGGCGGCGAACAACCCGCGGGCCGAGGCGCAGATCGTGGCCGCCGGGCACCGTGTGGCAAACCATTCGATGACCCATCCGGGGTTCACCAGCCTGGGAGATGACCTGATCGCGCAGCAGGTGCGCGGCGCCGAGGAGGCCATCCTGGCTGCCGGGGCCGACCCCAGGCCGCTGTTCCGGTTCCCCTACGGCGAACGCGACACCCGCACCATCGCGGCGGTCAACACCCTGGGGTACGTGTCCGTGAGGTGGACCGTGGACACCCTCGGCTGGAAAGGCACCAGCGGCGGCGCCAGCATCCAAACGGTGGCCGACCGCGTCCTGGCAGGGCTGCAGCCCGGCGAAATCGTCCTCATGCACATCGGGTCCAACCCCGACGACGGGACGACGCTGGACGCCGACGCCCTCCCCCAGGTCATCGACCGCATCACGGCCGCGGGGTACGGTTTCGCCACCCTCGACGCCGTGCTGGGACACTGA